The following proteins are encoded in a genomic region of Magnolia sinica isolate HGM2019 chromosome 1, MsV1, whole genome shotgun sequence:
- the LOC131243019 gene encoding leucine-rich repeat receptor-like serine/threonine-protein kinase At1g17230 isoform X1, producing the protein MTIYWNFSRLSQLAFFTICYSIIFVIALNEEGTQLLEFKKALVDDHNNLQSWNSSDLTPCRWNGISCINSTVTSINLHCFNLSGSLSTSICNLSLLTTFNMSKNMISGPIPMELAHCSSLEVLDLSTNSLHGEIPPELCGMSSLRKLYLSENFLYGELPAEVGNLTSLEELVIYSNNLTGMIPLSISMLKKLWVIRAGLNSLSGPVPVEISECDSLEILGLAQNKLEGFLPRELQKLKNLTTLILWQNSLSGEIPPELGNCSGLEMLALNDNRLIGGIPKELGKLSKLKRLYTYTNQLSGAIPRELSNCRSAIEIDLSENQLTGFIPAELGLIQSLRLLHLFENLLQGSIPRELGLLHQLRRIDLSINNLTGAIPVEFQNLTSLEYLQLFDNNLEGTIPPLLGANSNLTVLDMSENNLVGSIPAELCRFQKLSYLGLWSNRLFGNIPDGLKTCKSLVQLRLGNNHLTGNLPVELSSVPNLIALELYQNRFSGMISSEIGKLRIIERLLLSENYFGGQIPPEIGELSELVIFNISSNLLSGTIPHELANCTKLQRLDLSRNQFTGYVPEEVGNLVNLELLKLSDNRLNGTIPGTLGGLSRLTELQMGGNYFSGLIPAEMGQLTTLQITLNVSHNILSGEIPSELGRLQMLESLYLNNNQLDGEIPASFADLSSLLVCNLSNNNLVGKVPNSPALRRMDDSNFWGNSGLCISGSNACQSSSVPSSAAHPSWMGKDASKAKIISICAVIVGSISLILTVGICWIIKRRVPVFVSLEDQRNHVSDDYYFPKEGFTYQDLIEATGNFSESAVIGRGACGTVYKATLSDGQLIAVKKLKSCGESSSVDNSFHAEISTLGKIRHRNIVKLYGFCYHQDSNLLLYEYMENGSLGELLHGNRETCSLDWNTRYKIALGAAKGLCYLHYDCRPQIIHRDIKSNNILLDEALEAHVGDFGLAKLIDLSNSRSMSAVAGSYGYIAPEYAYTMKVTEKCDIYSFGVVLLELVTGRSPIQPLDQGGDLATWVRRSIKDAMLTSWVFDSRLDLSGRRTVEEMSLVLKIALFCTSMSPFDRPNMREVIAMLIDARETSCVTLSSPTSETPLDEDSAFKGHGATTSGTAPPFPTKISLS; encoded by the exons ATGACAATATATTGGAACTTCAGTAGGCTTTCCCAGTTGGCCTTCTTCACCATTTGTTACAGCATCATCTTTGTAATAGCGCTCAATGAAGAAGGGACCCAGCTTCTGGAGTTCAAGAAAGCTCTAGTTGATGATCACAACAATCTTCAAAGCTGGAATTCGTCAGATTTAACTCCTTGTCGTTGGAATGGTATAAGTTGTATCAATTCTACGGTAACTTCCATAAATCTCCATTGCTTCAATTTGTCTGGTAGTTTGTCTACCAGCATTTGTAACCTCAGTCTCTTAACCACATTCAACATGTCAAAAAACATGATCTCCGGTCCCATCCCTATGGAACTTGCTCATTGTAGTAGTTTAGAAGTTCTGGACCTTAGCACAAATAGTCTTCATGGTGAAATACCACCTGAACTCTGCGGAATGTCTTCCTTGAGAAAACTTTACTTGAGTGAGAACTTCCTTTACGGTGAACTCCCGGCGGAGGTTGGTAACTTGACTTCTCTTGAAGAGCTTGTCATTTACAGCAATAATCTCACCGGCATGATTCCTTTGTCAATTAGTATGTTGAAAAAGCTATGGGTTATCCGAGCGGGTCTGAATTCTCTGTCGGGTCCAGTGCCTGTTGAAATCAGCGAATGTGATAGTCTAGAGATTCTAGGGTTGGCACAGAATAAGCTTGAAGGGTTTCTCCCTCGGGAGCTTCAGAAGCTTAAGAATCTCACCACTTTGATTCTTTGGCAAAACAGTTTATCTGGTGAGATTCCACCTGAGCTCGGCAATTGCAGTGGTTTAGAGATGCTTGCCTTGAATGACAATAGGTTGATTGGAGGCATTCCCAAGGAGCTCGGGAAGTTATCCAAGTTGAAAAGGCTATACACTTATACCAACCAGTTGAGCGGGGCGATTCCAAGGGAACTAAGCAATTGCAGGAGTGCCATCGAGATTGATCTTTCTGAGAATCAATTAACAGGGTTCATTCCTGCAGAGCTGGGCCTTATTCAGAGTCTTCGGTTGCTTCATCTATTCGAAAATCTCCTGCAGGGAAGTATTCCCCGGGAGCTTGGGCTGTTGCACCAGCTGAGGAGAATAGATTTGTCGATCAATAATCTGACAGGTGCAATTCCAGTAGAGTTTCAGAACCTTACCTCTTTGGAGTATTTGCAACTCTTCGACAATAACCTCGAAGGCACAATACCTCCTCTTCTCGGTGCTAACAGTAATCTCACTGTTCTAGATATGTCTGAGAACAACCTTGTAGGTAGCATACCAGCAGAACTCTGCAGGTTCCAAAAGTTGAGCTACCTTGGTCTTTGGTCGAATAGGCTGTTTGGTAACATACCTGATGGGTTGAAAACATGCAAGTCTCTTGTACAGTTAAGGTTGGGGAATAACCACCTTACAGGTAACCTCCCTGTTGAATTATCCAGCGTTCCAAATCTGATTGCGCTAGAACTATATCAGAACAGATTTTCAGGGATGATATCTTCGGAAATAGGCAAGCTTAGAATCATCGAGAGGCTCCTTTTGTCAGAGAACTATTTTGGTGGCCAGATTCCTCCTGAGATTGGAGAACTGTCAGAGCTCGTTATCTTCAATATTTCCTCTAACTTGCTTTCCGGAACTATCCCTCATGAGCTTGCAAACTGTACAAAGCTCCAGAGGCTTGATCTTAGCAGAAATCAGTTCACTGGATATGTCCCGGAAGAGGTTGGCAATCTTGTAAATCTGGAACTGCTTAAGCTATCTGATAACCGACTGAATGGAACCATACCAGGCACATTAGGGGGTCTGTCTCGACTAACAGAGTTACAAATGGGTGGGAATTATTTTTCTGGTCTCATACCTGCTGAGATGGGCCAGCTTACTACCTTGCAAATCACTCTCAATGTCAGCCATAACATTCTTTCTGGGGAGATACCATCTGAGCTGGGACGCTTGCAAATGTTGGAGTCCCTCTATTTGAACAACAATCAGCTTGACGGTGAAATACCTGCGTCATTTGCTGACCTCTCAAGCCTCTTGGTGTGCAACCTCTCTAATAATAACCTGGTCGGTAAAGTACCCAACTCTCCTGCACTACGAAGGATGGACGACAGCAATTTTTGGGGGAATAGTGGCTTATGCATTTCAGGTTCAAATGCTTGCCAGTCATCTTCAGTGCCATCTTCTGCTGCACATCCAAGCTGGATGGGGAAGGATGCTTCAAAGGCAAAAATAATCAGCATCTGCGCTGTAATTGTGGGATCAATTTCTTTGATTCTAACAGTGGGTATTTGTTGGATTATAAAGCGCCGTGTACCTGTCTTTGTTTCACTAGAAGATCAAAGGAACCATGTGTCTGATGACTATTATTTTCCCAAAGAAGGTTTCACATATCAGGACCTTATAGAAGCTACTGGAAATTTCTCAGAGAGTGCAGTTATTGGAAGAGGAGCTTGTGGCACTGTCTACAAAGCTACTTTGTCTGATGGTCAGTTGATTGCTGTCAAGAAGCTGAAGTCCTGTGGAGAAAGTTCGAGTGTCGACAACAGTTTCCATGCTGAGATATCGACCCTGGGGAAAATCAGACACCGTAACATTGTCAAACTCTACGGCTTCTGCTACCATCAAGATTCGAACCTTCTCCTATATGAATATATGGAAAATGGAAGCCTTGGGGAATTGCTCCATGGAAACAGGGAAACATGCTCTCTGGACTGGAATACTCGCTATAAAATAGCTCTTGGAGCGGCAAAGGGTTTGTGCTATCTCCACTACGACTGCAGACCTCAAATCATCCATCGTGATATAAAATCCAACAACATTTTACTGGACGAAGCTCTGGAAGCACATGTGGGGGACTTTGGCTTGGCGAAGTTGATTGACCTCTCAAACTCCAGATCCATGTCTGCTGTTGCGGGTTCATATGGCTATATTGCTCCTG AGTATGCTTACACAATGAAAGTCACAGAAAAATGCGACATTTACAGCTTTGGAGTTGTTCTATTGGAACTAGTTACTGGGAGGTCTCCAATTCAGCCCCTTGACCAAGGTGGAGACCTGGCTACTTGGGTGAGGAGATCTATCAAGGATGCAATGCTGACATCTTGGGTTTTCGACAGCCGTCTGGATTTGAGTGGGAGGAGGACAGTTGAAGAGATGTCCCTGGTACTCAAAATCGCATTGTTTTGTACCAGCATGTCCCCGTTTGATAGACCGAACATGAGAGAGGTCATCGCGATGTTGATTGATGCTAGGGAGACCTCATGCGTCACTCTATCCTCTCCTACATCTGAAACGCCTTTAGACGAGGATTCTGCTTTCAAAG GCCATGGTGCGACAACTTCAGGAACCGCACCGCCTTTTCCCACCAAAATATCACTTTCATAG